The DNA segment TACTAAACTGTATCCAGTTTTGCCTTTTGTATGGACAGGAAGCCCAGTTTTTCCGTTTTGTGGATAACAATGTGGGCAACTGTGGATAAATCATGCTTTTCGGTGGATAACCCGATTCCTTGATTACGCCACCGGCCTTCTGTCTATTGGATTTCCTTACTTTTCCAGCACTGTGGATAACTGTGGATAAGTTGCCCCCACATCTAGTGTCCATGTACCGATATAACGGCATATATGGATCATATTCCGCCTTCATGCCTCACCGTCTACGCCTGCAATGTTTCACATGAAACACACGAACCGTTGCATCGCCCCGCCTCACCCGTGTAAGTTGACTGCATCATGTTTCACATGAAACATGTGCGGCACACCTCTGCCCTATCGGCACAGCTTGTAACGGCTTGTCTCAACTTCCGATGCCTGATTCGCTATGCCGATGGCGCATTCGGCATGCCTATCGGCATGCAAACCGTATTGTTGAATCATGGAACAAGAACAACACGCAATCATTATCGGATCGGGCCCGGCAGGCTACACCGCGGCCATCTATCTCGGCCGCGCCGGCTACCGCCCCCTGGTCATCGCCGGCGCGCTGACACCGGGAGGACAGCTCATTAACACCACCGAAGTGGAGAACTTCCCCGGATTCCCGGACGGTGTTCTCGGCCCCGATCTTATGGATGCCATGAAGCGCCAAGCCGAACGCTTCGGAGCGACGTTTCTGCAGGATGATGTCGCCACGGTTCAGGATCACGGCTCCTACAAAACCATCACCACCAATCAAGGCGAGACCTTCCACGCACAGGCCGTCATCATCGCCACAGGCTCGCAATACCGCAAACTCGGCATTCCCGGCGAAGCAGAATTCTCCGGGCGGGGCGTATCGTACTGCGCGACCTGCGATGGTTTCTTCTTCCGAGGCAAGCCCATCGTGGTCGTCGGCGGCGGCGACAGCGCCTTCGCGGAAGCGGAGTTCCTATCGAGGTTCGGTTCCTCGGTCACGCTGATTCATCGGCGTAGCGCATTCCGTGCTTCCAAGATCATGGTCGATCGGGCGCGCGGCAATGAGCGCATCACCATCCTGACGGATTCTGTCGTCGATGCCATCCACGGCGACGAGCAGGGGGTGCAATCGTTGAGCGTACGGAACGTACTGTCGAACGAGATGCACAGTCTCGCCGCGAACGGCGTATTCGTGGCGATCGGGCATACGCCGTCCACGGAGTTCCTGGGTGATGCCGTAGCACGTGATGCATCCGGGTATATCACCGTCGAGGGGGCCAGCACCCGCACCACCGTTCCCGGTATCTTCGCCGCAGGCGACTGTGTTGACAGCGTGTATCGGCAGGCGATTTCCGCTGCGGGCATGGGTTGCCGTGCCGCGCTCGACGCACAGGCCTATCTTGCACAGACTGTTGGCTGACGATTCATATCGGTTTTCCATAGTCTCAACCGTGGGTCTTGAAAGCAATAATCAAGGCCCACGTTGTCTTTGTCACGGCATAAAAGCATGCATCCGCTTAAGAAATGTGGATAAAGAAGCCAAATTGTGGATAAGTGTGGATAATTATGACGAAAAATGTGCATAACCAGGTATCTTGACATCGCTGAACCCTAGTAAATCAACGATTTCATGCCTCCTATCAACCTAAGGGAAAACCTGTGGATAACTTTTTCACATAGTTGATTTTGTGGATAACTCCCCTATGGGACACATTGCACAGCATCGTTTGCCTTGTGCGGCACTCCCCTATCATGCACCCCATTGCGCATCGCATCATGTTCCTGGCAGCATTCTGGGTTCCAATCCCAGCCGTCATCACAAAGGCATGGCGAAGCCATAACCGGTATAACAAGCAGTCGTGAAAATAAACAAGGCGGCATTCCCGCCACAATCACAGAGCAGGAATGCCGCCTTGGCAGCACGCAATCAGCGCTACTTCTTATCCACCAGCACAACGTGCGTGGATTCCAGACCGGGACCGACCGGCGCCTCCACCACACGTGGGCGCACACCCTTGAACTTGGCGATCATCTTAGCGGCCTTCTCGATCTCAGCCGGCGCGGAACGCCCTTTCAACGCCACCAGACGCCCCTGCGGCTTCAGCAGCGGCAGCGTCCACCCGGAAAGCTTCGTCATCGGCGCTACAGCCCTGCACGTGACCACCGCGTAAGGATGCTTACTGCGATCCTTACGCAGCGATGTAATGACTTCCTCGGACCGGGCACGAATAATCGTCACATTCTCCAGCCCCATTTCGTTCACACATTCCTCCAGCCATTCAACGCGACGCTCCATCGGCTCGATCAGCGTGAACTCATGGTCGGGCAGGCATGCCGCGGCGACGATGCCGGGGAATCCACCGCCACTGCCGACATCGGCCACCGTTTTGAATCGCATGCCATCCGTCGCCTCGCGAATGAACGGTACGATGGCTGCGGAATTGAGGATATGGCGTTCCCAGATAATATCGACATCCCTCGGGCCTATCAGGCCACGCGGCTCGCCTTCCCGCTCAAGCTTCGCATGAAACACTTCAAGCATGGGCAATGCGTCGCCCAGCACGTCGTTAAGGATCGGGGAACCGTTCAGTTCATCTGTCATCGGTCGCTACACTCTTTCCTGGTCGTATGCATATTTCCGCTCATACGAAACGGGGAGCCCATAGCATTATGGACTCCCCGTTTTGTATCAGCCTTACTCGTCGTCGTCCTCGTTCGCGGAAGCCTTCAGATAGATGGTCACATGGCGATGCGGCTCTTCGCCGTGGGAACGGGACTTCAGCCCCTCCTCACGGACCACATCGTGCACCACCTTGCGTTCGAACGAGTTCATCGGCTTCAGGTCGACCGGCTCGCCGGTCTCCCTGACTTCGTCGACCGCGTCCAGCGCGATGTCGTGCAGACGCTGACGCTTGCGCTTCAGGAAGCCGTCGACGTCGACGATCAGACGGGAACGTTCGCCGGTCTTCTGCTGGACCGCCAACCTGGTGAGCTGCTGCAACGCATCGACCACTTCACCGTCGCGTCCGATGAGATGCTTGATATCGGTATTGTCATCGGCAACGATCTGGACGGTCGGGCGACCGTTGCGAACACCCATTTCGATGTCACCATCATAGTCAGCGATATCAAGAAGCTCTTCAAGATAATCGGCGGCGATATCAGCTTCCTCATTGAGCTGATCTAGGGTCTTCTCGTCATCCTGTGCCATATATTCTCCTTTTTGGCGCGTATAGGTACCAGTCTAAACCAGCTGCCGGAATTGCTCAACGACAGCCTAAAGTCAGATAAGGTCTGATGTTTCATGTGAAACATCAGACCTTATCATCACTTCTTCTTCTTGCGTTTACGATGAGGCTGCTCTCGCTGGAAGCCTTGGGTGAGCTTGCGTTCAGCCTCCACCTTGGCCTTCTGCAGCGCCTCCTCCTCGATCGAGGGCTCGCCAGCGCGGGCACGGCGCTCGTTTTCCCTCTTGTGATCGCGGTGTTCCTTCGCCTCGGCGGCCGGGGAGCCCGGAGTCGGGAAAGCGTAGATCTGCCACACGGAACGCAGCAAGTTGCAGACGTTGTTGGTCAGCCAGTACACCAGCACGGCGAACGGCATGGCGATACCGGAGAAGATGTACATGATCGGGAAGACCCAGAGCATCATCTTCTGCATCATCTCGGCCTGCTTGTTCTGCGCATTGTTCTGCGGCATATTGCGCTTCATGCTGTTGAACTGCATGAGCCACAGGCAGAAGCACATCAGGGCGACGAAGATGCCGATTACGATCTTGCCGGAGACGGTCGCCGTGGTGAAATTATCGGCCACGTTCACGCCGAACACCGTAGTGGAGGTGAACTCCTTGGCCGTGGCGATGTCGAAGGCGCCCAGGCCCTGCCCATCCCTGAATTTGCCACGTGCAATGTATGGAATGGCCGACAGCGTGTAGAACATGCACATGAAGACGGGGCCCTGCACGAACATAGGCAGCATGGATGTGCAGCCGCCCATCGGATTCGTGCCGGTGTCCTGATACAGCT comes from the Bifidobacterium angulatum DSM 20098 = JCM 7096 genome and includes:
- the trxB gene encoding thioredoxin-disulfide reductase, with the protein product MEQEQHAIIIGSGPAGYTAAIYLGRAGYRPLVIAGALTPGGQLINTTEVENFPGFPDGVLGPDLMDAMKRQAERFGATFLQDDVATVQDHGSYKTITTNQGETFHAQAVIIATGSQYRKLGIPGEAEFSGRGVSYCATCDGFFFRGKPIVVVGGGDSAFAEAEFLSRFGSSVTLIHRRSAFRASKIMVDRARGNERITILTDSVVDAIHGDEQGVQSLSVRNVLSNEMHSLAANGVFVAIGHTPSTEFLGDAVARDASGYITVEGASTRTTVPGIFAAGDCVDSVYRQAISAAGMGCRAALDAQAYLAQTVG
- the rsmG gene encoding 16S rRNA (guanine(527)-N(7))-methyltransferase RsmG; this encodes MTDELNGSPILNDVLGDALPMLEVFHAKLEREGEPRGLIGPRDVDIIWERHILNSAAIVPFIREATDGMRFKTVADVGSGGGFPGIVAAACLPDHEFTLIEPMERRVEWLEECVNEMGLENVTIIRARSEEVITSLRKDRSKHPYAVVTCRAVAPMTKLSGWTLPLLKPQGRLVALKGRSAPAEIEKAAKMIAKFKGVRPRVVEAPVGPGLESTHVVLVDKK
- a CDS encoding Jag family protein; this translates as MAQDDEKTLDQLNEEADIAADYLEELLDIADYDGDIEMGVRNGRPTVQIVADDNTDIKHLIGRDGEVVDALQQLTRLAVQQKTGERSRLIVDVDGFLKRKRQRLHDIALDAVDEVRETGEPVDLKPMNSFERKVVHDVVREEGLKSRSHGEEPHRHVTIYLKASANEDDDE
- the yidC gene encoding membrane protein insertase YidC, which translates into the protein MGNQDQFLLDSGFWGWLYKLLYPVEWLMTQIMAVFHKFLVMLGMNEIGFSWVLSIVFLVIVVQICVFPLFYKSIKGMRKMQADMQVLQPKLKRIQNKYKGKNDPASKEAMQRETMKLYQDTGTNPMGGCTSMLPMFVQGPVFMCMFYTLSAIPYIARGKFRDGQGLGAFDIATAKEFTSTTVFGVNVADNFTTATVSGKIVIGIFVALMCFCLWLMQFNSMKRNMPQNNAQNKQAEMMQKMMLWVFPIMYIFSGIAMPFAVLVYWLTNNVCNLLRSVWQIYAFPTPGSPAAEAKEHRDHKRENERRARAGEPSIEEEALQKAKVEAERKLTQGFQREQPHRKRKKKK